A single window of Streptomyces xanthii DNA harbors:
- a CDS encoding phage holin family protein — protein sequence MSAPDGSPVGAERSIGQLFASATTEMSALVHDEIALAKVQLKQDVKRGVTSAALFIVALTMLLFSLPMLSFALAYGINAWTGGHNGEGGWNLAWCFLLSFAGSLVLAGLLGLIGAKIAKKAKQSKGPQKVAASVKETAGVLQNAKPHPRQVTPGDRVPEAIEAVARSSS from the coding sequence ATGAGCGCACCCGACGGCAGCCCGGTCGGCGCCGAACGCAGCATCGGCCAGCTGTTCGCCTCGGCGACGACCGAGATGTCCGCACTGGTGCACGACGAGATCGCCCTCGCGAAGGTGCAGCTGAAGCAGGACGTGAAGCGTGGGGTCACCAGCGCGGCGCTCTTCATCGTCGCCCTGACCATGCTCCTCTTCTCGCTGCCCATGCTGAGCTTCGCGCTGGCCTACGGGATCAACGCCTGGACCGGCGGGCACAACGGGGAGGGCGGCTGGAACCTGGCCTGGTGCTTCCTGCTGTCCTTCGCCGGCAGCCTCGTGCTGGCCGGACTGCTCGGCCTCATCGGCGCCAAGATCGCCAAGAAGGCCAAGCAGAGCAAGGGCCCGCAGAAGGTGGCCGCCTCGGTCAAGGAGACGGCGGGCGTACTGCAGAACGCCAAGCCGCACCCCCGTCAGGTGACGCCGGGCGACCGTGTCCCCGAGGCCATCGAGGCTGTGGCACGCTCGTCCTCATGA
- the nhaA gene encoding Na+/H+ antiporter NhaA, translating to MSAPTKKPTDDPSNSPRKVLGRLSLPERTFVADALRTETVGGVLLLIAAIAALVWANVPALSDSYETVSHFHLGPSAIGLDLSVAHWAADGLLAVFFFVAGIELKRELVAGDLRDPKAAALPVVAALCGMAVPALVYALVNTAGGGSLDGWAVPTATDIAFALAVLAVIGTSLPSALRAFLLTLAVVDDLFAILIIAIFFTSELNFAALGGAVLGLIVFWFLLRKGVRGWYVYVPLALVIWALMYNSGIHATIAGVAMGLMLRCHRHEGEEQSPGEHIEHLVRPLSAGLAVPLFALFSAGVVVSGGALGQVFTQPETLGVVLGLVVGKAVGIFGGTWLTARFTKASLSDELAWPDVFAVATLAGIGFTVSLLIDELAFAGDTALTDAVKAAVLTGSLIAAVLAGVLLKIRNAKYRALWEDEERDEDASGIPDIYEQDDPEYHRRMAEIYEKKAAEHRRRAEVAGGAGDDDGRPA from the coding sequence GTGAGCGCGCCGACGAAGAAGCCGACGGACGACCCGTCGAACAGCCCCCGCAAGGTCCTGGGCCGGCTCTCCCTGCCCGAGCGCACCTTCGTCGCCGACGCCCTGCGCACCGAGACCGTCGGCGGCGTCCTCCTCCTGATCGCGGCGATCGCCGCACTCGTCTGGGCGAACGTCCCGGCCCTGAGCGACAGCTACGAGACGGTCAGCCACTTCCACCTCGGCCCGAGCGCCATCGGGCTCGACCTGTCGGTGGCGCACTGGGCGGCCGACGGCCTCCTCGCCGTCTTCTTCTTCGTCGCCGGCATCGAGCTCAAGCGCGAACTCGTCGCCGGTGACCTGCGCGACCCCAAGGCCGCCGCGCTGCCGGTCGTCGCCGCGCTGTGCGGCATGGCCGTGCCCGCGCTCGTCTACGCGCTGGTCAACACGGCGGGCGGCGGCTCGCTCGACGGCTGGGCCGTGCCGACCGCCACCGACATCGCGTTCGCCCTCGCCGTGCTCGCCGTCATCGGCACCTCGCTGCCCAGCGCCCTGCGCGCCTTCCTGCTCACGCTCGCCGTCGTCGACGACCTCTTCGCGATCCTGATCATCGCGATCTTCTTCACCAGCGAGCTGAACTTCGCCGCGCTCGGCGGCGCCGTGCTCGGCCTGATCGTCTTCTGGTTCCTGCTCAGGAAGGGCGTGCGCGGCTGGTACGTGTACGTGCCGCTCGCGCTCGTCATCTGGGCGCTCATGTACAACAGCGGCATCCACGCCACGATCGCCGGTGTCGCCATGGGCCTGATGCTGCGCTGCCACCGCCACGAGGGCGAGGAGCAGTCGCCCGGCGAGCACATCGAGCACCTGGTGCGGCCGCTGTCGGCCGGGCTCGCAGTACCGCTGTTCGCGCTGTTCAGCGCGGGGGTCGTCGTCTCGGGCGGTGCGCTCGGGCAGGTCTTCACCCAGCCGGAGACGCTCGGTGTCGTGCTCGGCCTCGTCGTCGGCAAGGCCGTCGGCATCTTCGGCGGCACCTGGCTGACGGCCCGCTTCACCAAGGCGTCCCTCTCCGACGAGCTGGCCTGGCCCGACGTCTTCGCGGTCGCCACCCTCGCCGGCATCGGCTTCACCGTCTCGCTGCTCATCGACGAACTGGCCTTCGCCGGCGACACCGCGCTCACCGACGCGGTGAAGGCGGCCGTCCTGACGGGCTCGCTGATCGCCGCCGTCCTCGCCGGTGTCCTGCTGAAGATCCGCAACGCCAAGTACCGCGCCCTGTGGGAGGACGAGGAGCGCGACGAGGACGCGAGCGGCATCCCCGACATCTACGAGCAGGACGACCCGGAGTACCACCGGCGGATGGCGGAGATCTACGAGAAGAAGGCCGCGGAACACCGCAGGCGTGCCGAAGTGGCGGGCGGGGCAGGCGATGACGACGGGCGTCCGGCATGA
- the acs gene encoding acetate--CoA ligase, producing the protein MAWDTTAAPAEHRKGDVVSNESLANLLKEERRFAPPADLAARANVTAEAYEQAKADRLGFWAEQARRLSWATEPTQTLDWSNPPFAKWFADGKLNVAYNCVDRHVEAGNGDRVAIHFEGEPGDSRAITYAELKDEVSRAANALTELGVEAGDRVAVYLPMIPEAVISMLACARIGAAHSVVFGGFSADAIAKRIEDADAKVVITADGGYRRGKPSALKPAVDEALTRAAGVGNVLVVRRTGQDVAWTEGRDLWWHETVGRQSPEHTPEAFDAEQPLFILYTSGTTGKPKGILHTSGGYLTQASYTHHAVFDLKPETDVYWCTADIGWVTGHSYITYGPLSNGATQVIYEGTPDTPHQGRFWEIVQKYGVTILYTAPTAIRTFMKWGDDIPAKFDLSSLRVLGSVGEPINPEAWVWYRKNIGADKCPVVDTWWQTETGAIMISPLPGVTETKPGSAQRALPGISATVVDDEAVEVPNGGGGYLVLTEPWPSMLRTIWGDDQRFIDTYWSRFEGKYFAGDGAKKDEDGDIWLLGRVDDVMLVSGHNISTTEVESALVSHPAVAEAAVVGAADETTGQAIVAFVILRGTANAEDDGLVADLRNHVGATLGPIAKPKRVLPVAELPKTRSGKIMRRLLRDVAENRELGDVTTLTDSSVMDLIQTKLPAAPSED; encoded by the coding sequence GTGGCCTGGGACACAACGGCCGCCCCGGCTGAGCACCGTAAGGGAGATGTCGTGAGCAACGAGAGCCTGGCCAATCTTCTTAAGGAAGAGCGACGCTTCGCGCCGCCGGCTGACCTGGCCGCACGAGCCAACGTCACGGCCGAGGCGTACGAGCAGGCCAAGGCTGACCGGCTCGGCTTCTGGGCCGAGCAGGCCCGCCGCCTCAGCTGGGCCACCGAGCCGACGCAGACACTCGACTGGTCGAACCCGCCGTTCGCGAAGTGGTTCGCCGACGGCAAGCTCAACGTCGCGTACAACTGCGTCGACCGGCACGTCGAGGCCGGCAACGGCGACCGTGTCGCGATCCACTTCGAGGGCGAGCCGGGCGACAGCCGGGCCATCACCTACGCCGAGCTCAAGGACGAGGTGAGCCGCGCGGCGAACGCGCTGACCGAGCTGGGCGTCGAGGCCGGCGACCGCGTCGCCGTCTACCTGCCGATGATCCCCGAGGCGGTCATCTCGATGCTGGCCTGCGCGCGCATCGGCGCCGCGCACTCCGTCGTCTTCGGCGGCTTCTCCGCCGACGCCATCGCCAAGCGCATCGAGGACGCCGACGCCAAGGTCGTCATCACGGCCGACGGCGGATACCGCCGCGGCAAGCCGTCCGCGCTCAAGCCGGCCGTCGACGAGGCGCTGACCCGCGCGGCGGGCGTCGGCAACGTGCTGGTCGTCCGGCGCACCGGGCAGGACGTCGCCTGGACCGAGGGCCGCGACCTGTGGTGGCACGAGACGGTCGGCCGCCAGTCCCCCGAGCACACCCCCGAGGCGTTCGACGCCGAGCAGCCGCTGTTCATCCTGTACACGTCCGGGACGACGGGTAAGCCGAAGGGCATCCTGCACACCTCGGGCGGCTACCTGACGCAGGCGAGCTACACCCACCACGCGGTCTTCGACCTCAAGCCGGAGACCGACGTCTACTGGTGCACGGCCGACATCGGCTGGGTCACCGGCCACTCGTACATCACGTACGGCCCGCTCTCGAACGGTGCGACGCAGGTCATCTACGAGGGCACCCCGGACACCCCGCACCAGGGCCGCTTCTGGGAGATCGTGCAGAAGTACGGCGTCACGATCCTCTACACGGCGCCCACCGCGATCCGCACGTTCATGAAGTGGGGCGACGACATCCCCGCGAAGTTCGACCTGTCCTCGCTGCGGGTCCTCGGGTCGGTCGGCGAGCCGATCAACCCCGAGGCCTGGGTCTGGTACCGGAAGAACATCGGCGCCGACAAGTGCCCCGTCGTGGACACCTGGTGGCAGACCGAGACCGGCGCGATCATGATCTCGCCGCTGCCGGGCGTCACCGAGACCAAGCCGGGCTCCGCGCAGCGCGCCCTGCCGGGCATCTCGGCGACCGTCGTCGACGACGAGGCGGTCGAGGTGCCGAACGGCGGCGGTGGCTACCTGGTCCTGACCGAGCCGTGGCCGTCGATGCTGCGCACCATCTGGGGCGACGACCAGCGGTTCATCGACACGTACTGGTCGCGTTTCGAGGGCAAGTACTTCGCCGGTGACGGCGCGAAGAAGGACGAGGACGGCGACATCTGGCTGCTCGGCCGGGTCGACGACGTCATGCTCGTCTCCGGGCACAACATCTCGACGACCGAGGTCGAGTCGGCGCTCGTCTCGCACCCGGCCGTCGCCGAGGCCGCCGTCGTCGGCGCCGCCGACGAGACGACCGGCCAGGCGATCGTCGCGTTCGTCATCCTGCGCGGCACCGCGAACGCGGAGGACGACGGCCTCGTCGCCGACCTGCGCAACCACGTGGGCGCCACGCTCGGCCCGATCGCCAAGCCCAAGCGGGTCCTGCCGGTCGCCGAGCTGCCCAAGACGCGCTCCGGCAAGATCATGCGCCGTCTGCTGCGCGACGTCGCGGAGAACCGGGAGCTGGGTGACGTCACCACGCTGACCGACTCCTCCGTGATGGACCTCATCCAGACCAAGCTGCCGGCGGCGCCCAGCGAGGACTGA
- a CDS encoding bifunctional SulP family inorganic anion transporter/carbonic anhydrase, with the protein MSACVPTRASDPDRTDEPTAALRKAHSPPPAPPRRFRIAGADLSASVSVFLIALPLSLGIALATGAPLESGLVAAAVGGLVGGLVGGSPLQVSGPAAGLTVVTAELIQRYGWRTTCAVTVLAGIAQLGLGCLRVARTALAVSPAVVHGMLAGIGVTIAVAQLHIVLGGTPDSSVLANVAALPHQLAAAHPAAVAMSMLTLGLLVLWPKLPGRVGRVARKVPAALVAVTAAATATAVFGLTLPEVDLPSWSSHALAGLPDGPVLGILAAVLTTTLVCSVQSLLGAVAVDKLATARTDLPPAARRSHLDRELLGQGAANIVSGSLGGLPVAGVAVRSTANVNAGAVSRNSTMLHGVWVVAATLLLVPALELIPLASLAALVMAVGIRMVSLHHIRTVTRHREVLVYVVTTVGVVALGVLEGVGLGVAVAVGVALHRLARTRITHEEDPHGVHHVRVRGQLTFLAVPRLSRALHQVPHGASCVVELDGSFMDHAAFEALQDWQKSHVAEGGSVEVAGRAGARIAEPASAAHSCCRPWTPWRNHHCDGHRSQEAATDAAAGTAPETERPRRGGHQLASGISAFQRNTAPLVRGELARLAREGQQPTQLFLTCADSRVVTSMITSSGPGDLFVVRNVGNLVPLPGEESGDDSVAAAIEYAVDVLKVQSITVCGHSGCGAMQALLSGPPDGEARTPLARWLRHGLPSLARVADSGRPEARLAGRPPADAAEQLCLTNVVQQLEHLRAHPSVARALERGALDLHGMYFHVGEAQAYLLTEGERGGAAPDDPVFGHVDGVEDGVDAGVGDGRPLSRSGLA; encoded by the coding sequence ATGTCAGCCTGCGTACCCACCCGAGCCAGTGACCCCGACCGGACGGACGAGCCCACAGCCGCTCTCCGTAAGGCCCACAGCCCACCACCCGCACCGCCCCGCCGCTTCCGCATCGCGGGCGCCGACCTGTCCGCGTCCGTCTCCGTCTTCCTGATCGCCCTGCCGCTGTCCCTCGGCATCGCCCTCGCCACCGGCGCGCCCCTGGAGTCCGGGCTCGTCGCCGCCGCCGTCGGCGGACTGGTCGGCGGCCTCGTCGGCGGCTCCCCGCTCCAGGTCAGCGGGCCCGCCGCCGGTCTGACCGTGGTCACCGCCGAGCTCATCCAGCGCTACGGATGGCGCACCACCTGCGCCGTCACCGTCCTCGCCGGCATCGCCCAGCTCGGGCTCGGCTGTCTTCGGGTGGCCCGCACCGCGCTCGCCGTCAGCCCCGCCGTCGTCCACGGCATGCTCGCCGGCATCGGCGTCACCATCGCCGTCGCCCAGCTGCACATCGTCCTGGGCGGCACCCCGGACAGCTCCGTCCTCGCCAACGTGGCGGCTCTCCCGCACCAGTTGGCCGCCGCGCACCCCGCCGCCGTCGCGATGAGCATGCTCACCCTCGGGCTGCTCGTCCTGTGGCCCAAGCTGCCGGGCAGAGTCGGGCGCGTCGCCCGCAAGGTGCCCGCCGCCCTCGTCGCGGTCACCGCCGCGGCCACCGCCACCGCCGTGTTCGGCCTCACGCTGCCCGAGGTCGACCTGCCGTCCTGGAGCAGCCACGCGCTGGCCGGGCTGCCGGACGGGCCGGTGCTCGGCATCCTCGCCGCCGTCCTGACGACGACCCTGGTGTGCAGCGTGCAGTCGCTGCTCGGGGCCGTCGCCGTCGACAAGCTCGCCACCGCCAGGACCGACCTGCCGCCCGCGGCCCGCCGCTCGCACCTGGACCGCGAGCTGCTCGGCCAGGGCGCGGCGAACATCGTGTCCGGAAGCCTCGGCGGACTGCCCGTCGCCGGCGTCGCCGTCCGCTCGACGGCGAACGTGAACGCGGGAGCGGTGAGCCGGAACTCGACGATGCTGCACGGCGTTTGGGTAGTGGCGGCCACGCTGCTCCTGGTCCCCGCCCTGGAGCTGATCCCGCTCGCCTCGCTCGCCGCCCTGGTGATGGCCGTCGGGATCCGGATGGTGTCCCTGCACCACATCCGCACGGTCACCCGCCACCGCGAGGTCCTGGTCTACGTCGTCACCACCGTCGGTGTCGTCGCCCTCGGCGTGCTCGAAGGCGTCGGCCTCGGCGTCGCAGTCGCCGTCGGTGTCGCCCTGCACCGGCTCGCCCGCACCCGCATCACGCACGAGGAGGACCCGCACGGGGTCCACCACGTACGCGTGCGCGGGCAGTTGACCTTCCTCGCCGTGCCACGGCTGAGCCGCGCCCTGCACCAGGTGCCGCACGGCGCGAGCTGTGTGGTCGAGCTGGACGGGTCGTTCATGGACCACGCCGCGTTCGAGGCGCTGCAGGACTGGCAGAAGTCGCACGTCGCGGAGGGCGGCAGCGTCGAGGTCGCCGGGCGGGCCGGGGCCCGGATCGCCGAGCCCGCGAGCGCCGCGCACTCCTGCTGCCGCCCGTGGACGCCGTGGCGCAACCACCACTGCGACGGCCACCGGTCCCAGGAGGCCGCCACCGACGCCGCCGCGGGCACCGCCCCCGAGACGGAGCGGCCGCGCCGCGGCGGGCATCAACTGGCCAGCGGCATCAGCGCGTTCCAGCGGAACACGGCACCGCTGGTGCGCGGTGAGCTGGCCCGGCTGGCCCGCGAGGGGCAGCAGCCCACCCAACTGTTCCTCACCTGCGCCGACTCCCGCGTCGTCACGTCGATGATCACGTCGAGCGGCCCGGGCGACCTGTTCGTCGTACGGAACGTGGGCAATCTGGTGCCGCTGCCGGGCGAGGAGAGCGGGGACGACTCGGTCGCCGCGGCCATCGAGTACGCCGTCGACGTCCTGAAGGTGCAGTCGATCACCGTGTGCGGGCACTCCGGGTGCGGGGCCATGCAGGCCCTGCTCAGCGGCCCGCCCGACGGGGAGGCGCGGACTCCGCTCGCGCGCTGGCTGCGGCACGGGCTGCCCAGCCTGGCGCGGGTCGCCGACTCCGGGCGGCCCGAGGCGCGGCTCGCGGGGCGGCCCCCGGCGGACGCGGCCGAGCAGTTGTGCCTGACCAACGTGGTGCAGCAGCTGGAGCATCTGCGGGCGCACCCCTCGGTGGCCCGCGCGCTGGAGCGGGGCGCGCTCGACCTGCACGGGATGTACTTCCACGTCGGGGAGGCACAGGCCTATCTGCTCACCGAGGGCGAGCGGGGCGGCGCCGCACCGGACGACCCCGTCTTCGGCCATGTGGACGGGGTGGAGGACGGCGTGGACGCCGGCGTCGGAGACGGGCGTCCGCTGTCCCGGAGCGGCCTCGCGTGA